The following are from one region of the Achromobacter xylosoxidans genome:
- the garL gene encoding 2-dehydro-3-deoxyglucarate aldolase encodes MNSPLPNRFRQRILARERLIGFWMCMSSHITAELVGLANFDWLLLDGEHSPNEVPMFLQQLQALQGSASAAVGRPSWNDPVEIKRLLDIGFYNLLIPFIESEEDARRAVAATRYPPQGMRGVAGAQRSNRYGTVPDYLHTINDNICVLLQIESRPGIDAVDEIASVEGVDGVFIGPSDLAAALGHIGNPGHPEVQEAIRHLYQRVSAQGKAVGILAPVHADARRYLDMGMHFVAVGTDLGVFKQATFALREAFPT; translated from the coding sequence ATGAACTCACCCTTACCCAACCGTTTCCGGCAACGCATCCTGGCGCGCGAACGGCTCATCGGATTCTGGATGTGCATGTCCAGCCACATCACGGCCGAGCTCGTGGGGCTGGCCAATTTCGACTGGCTGCTGCTGGACGGCGAGCACTCGCCCAACGAGGTGCCGATGTTCCTGCAGCAGCTGCAGGCCCTGCAGGGCAGCGCCAGCGCTGCCGTGGGCCGGCCGTCGTGGAACGACCCGGTGGAGATCAAGCGGCTGCTGGATATCGGTTTCTACAACCTGTTGATTCCGTTCATCGAATCCGAAGAGGACGCGCGCCGGGCCGTGGCCGCCACGCGCTATCCGCCGCAGGGCATGCGCGGCGTGGCGGGCGCCCAGCGCAGCAACCGCTATGGCACGGTGCCGGACTACCTGCACACCATCAACGACAACATCTGCGTACTGCTGCAGATAGAAAGCCGCCCGGGCATCGATGCCGTGGACGAGATTGCCTCCGTGGAGGGCGTGGACGGCGTGTTCATCGGACCGTCCGACCTGGCCGCGGCGCTGGGCCATATCGGCAATCCCGGCCATCCGGAAGTCCAGGAGGCCATCCGCCATCTGTACCAGCGGGTGTCGGCCCAGGGCAAGGCCGTGGGCATCCTGGCGCCGGTGCATGCGGATGCGCGGCGCTACCTGGACATGGGCATGCACTTCGTGGCGGTGGGCACCGACCTGGGCGTGTTCAAGCAGGCGACCTTCGCCTTGCGCGAGGCGTTCCCGACCTGA
- the araD gene encoding L-arabinonate dehydratase: MSNSTKRKKPEELRSHRWYGVRDLRSFGHRSRTAQMGYHRSDYAGKPVIAIINTWSDINPCHSHFKQRVEEVKRGIWQAGGFPVEMPAMSLSEPFQKPTTMLYRNLLAMETEELLRSYPADGCVLMGGCDKTTPALLMGAVSMDLPTIFMPAGPMLRGNWNGNTLGSGSDTWKYWAELRAGNITEEDWQGVEDGIARSPGHCMTMGTASTMTGAVEALGLCLSGASSIPAPDSRHAQMASLTGKRIVEMVWEDLKPSDLLTAASFDNAVRTVLALSGSTNSVVHLIAMARRSGFGLDLDRFDHLARTTPVLANLRPAGKYLMEDFYYAGGLRAMLVQLGDLLDTTQRTVDGRTLGENIAGARIFNEDVIRPRAQALIERDGLAVLRGNLAPDGAVIKPPAMEAHLQVHTGRAVVFKDYNDMAARIDDPDLDVDADSVIVLQNAGPQGAPGMPEWGQLPIPQKLLKQGVRDMVRISDARMSGTSYGACVLHVAPEAYVGGPLALVQDGDRITLDVPARRLELLVSDEELAARRAAWQAPPPRFERGYGVLYLKHIGQADTGCDFDFLQTETRAPAAGEPEIH; encoded by the coding sequence ATGAGCAATTCAACCAAGCGCAAGAAACCCGAAGAACTGCGCAGCCACCGCTGGTACGGCGTGCGCGACCTGCGCTCGTTCGGCCACCGTTCGCGCACCGCGCAGATGGGCTATCACCGCTCGGACTACGCCGGCAAGCCGGTGATCGCCATCATCAATACCTGGAGCGACATCAACCCCTGTCACAGCCATTTCAAGCAGCGCGTGGAAGAGGTCAAGCGCGGCATCTGGCAGGCGGGCGGCTTCCCGGTGGAAATGCCCGCCATGAGCCTGTCGGAACCCTTCCAGAAGCCGACCACCATGCTCTACCGCAACCTGCTGGCGATGGAGACCGAAGAGCTGCTGCGCTCCTATCCCGCGGACGGCTGCGTGTTGATGGGCGGCTGCGACAAGACCACGCCCGCGCTGCTGATGGGCGCGGTGTCCATGGACCTGCCCACCATCTTCATGCCGGCCGGCCCCATGCTGCGCGGCAACTGGAACGGCAACACCCTGGGCTCGGGCTCGGACACCTGGAAGTACTGGGCCGAGCTGCGCGCCGGCAACATCACCGAAGAAGACTGGCAAGGCGTGGAGGACGGCATCGCCCGCTCGCCCGGCCACTGCATGACCATGGGCACCGCGTCCACCATGACGGGCGCGGTCGAGGCGCTGGGCCTGTGCCTGTCGGGCGCCTCGTCGATCCCGGCGCCGGACTCGCGCCACGCGCAGATGGCCAGCCTGACCGGCAAGCGCATCGTGGAGATGGTGTGGGAAGACCTGAAGCCGTCGGACCTGCTGACCGCCGCGTCTTTCGACAACGCCGTGCGCACGGTGCTGGCGCTGTCCGGCTCGACCAATTCGGTGGTGCACCTGATCGCCATGGCCCGCCGCAGCGGCTTCGGACTGGACCTGGACCGCTTCGATCACCTGGCGCGCACCACGCCGGTACTGGCCAATCTGCGGCCGGCCGGCAAGTACCTGATGGAAGACTTCTATTACGCGGGCGGCCTGCGCGCCATGCTGGTGCAGCTGGGCGACCTGCTGGACACGACCCAGCGCACCGTGGACGGCCGCACGCTGGGCGAGAACATCGCGGGCGCGCGCATCTTCAATGAAGACGTGATCCGGCCGCGCGCGCAGGCGCTGATCGAGCGCGACGGGCTGGCGGTGCTGCGCGGCAACCTGGCGCCCGACGGCGCGGTGATCAAGCCGCCCGCGATGGAGGCGCATCTGCAGGTGCACACGGGCCGCGCGGTGGTCTTCAAGGACTACAACGACATGGCCGCGCGCATCGACGACCCCGATCTGGACGTGGACGCCGACAGCGTCATCGTGCTGCAGAACGCGGGGCCGCAGGGCGCGCCCGGCATGCCGGAATGGGGCCAGCTGCCGATTCCGCAGAAGCTCCTGAAGCAGGGCGTGCGCGACATGGTGCGCATCTCGGACGCGCGCATGAGCGGCACCAGTTACGGCGCCTGTGTGCTGCACGTGGCGCCCGAAGCCTATGTGGGCGGCCCGCTGGCGCTGGTGCAGGACGGCGACCGCATCACGCTGGACGTGCCGGCGCGGCGCCTGGAACTGCTGGTGTCCGACGAGGAATTGGCCGCGCGCCGCGCCGCCTGGCAGGCGCCGCCGCCGCGTTTCGAGCGCGGCTACGGCGTGCTGTACCTCAAGCACATCGGCCAGGCCGACACGGGCTGCGATTTCGATTTTCTTCAGACTGAAACGCGCGCTCCGGCCGCGGGCGAGCCTGAAATCCACTGA
- a CDS encoding dihydrodipicolinate synthase family protein: protein MKTSPVTAQDLQRSVIAVPPLARHDDLSLNEAANKALLGHLEAGGVRNVMYGGNANFYNVGVGEYARIVDMLAGLAGADTWILPSVGPDYGKMMDQAAILRTRAFPTAMLLPMSFPYTDAGLAEGVRRFTDALGKPAVIYIKSSGYLALESAARLIEEGRIVAFKYAVVRDDPSQDAYLSSLLQAVDARWIVSGIGERPAIVHYRDFGLKSFTSGSVCVAPRGSMRLLHLLRDGRYDEAEAVRQQYLGLEDCRDSISPIRVLHDAVTLSGVADMGPMLPLLTGISAAERERVAPVARALAAWDREAAAA, encoded by the coding sequence ATGAAAACCTCCCCGGTCACCGCGCAGGACTTGCAGCGTTCGGTCATCGCCGTGCCGCCGCTGGCGCGCCACGACGATCTTTCCCTGAACGAGGCGGCCAACAAGGCCCTGCTCGGCCATCTGGAAGCGGGCGGCGTGCGCAACGTGATGTATGGCGGCAACGCCAACTTCTACAACGTGGGCGTGGGCGAATACGCGCGCATCGTCGATATGCTGGCCGGGCTGGCAGGCGCGGATACGTGGATCCTGCCTTCCGTGGGGCCCGACTACGGCAAGATGATGGACCAGGCGGCGATCCTGCGTACGCGCGCGTTTCCCACGGCCATGCTGCTGCCCATGTCCTTTCCCTATACGGACGCGGGCCTGGCAGAAGGCGTGCGCCGCTTCACGGACGCGCTGGGCAAGCCCGCGGTGATCTACATCAAGTCGTCCGGCTACCTGGCGCTGGAAAGCGCCGCGCGCCTGATCGAAGAGGGCCGCATCGTGGCGTTCAAGTACGCCGTCGTGCGCGACGATCCGTCGCAGGACGCCTATCTGTCGTCGCTGCTGCAGGCGGTGGATGCGCGCTGGATCGTCAGCGGCATCGGCGAACGCCCGGCCATCGTGCACTACCGCGATTTCGGCCTGAAGAGCTTCACCTCCGGCTCGGTCTGCGTGGCGCCGCGCGGCTCGATGCGCCTGTTGCATCTGCTGCGCGACGGCCGCTATGACGAAGCCGAGGCCGTGCGTCAACAGTACCTGGGCCTGGAGGACTGCCGCGACAGCATCAGTCCCATCCGCGTGCTGCACGATGCCGTGACCCTGTCGGGCGTGGCGGACATGGGGCCGATGCTGCCCCTGCTGACCGGCATCTCCGCCGCCGAGCGCGAGCGCGTGGCGCCGGTGGCGCGCGCCCTGGCGGCCTGGGACCGGGAGGCGGCCGCCGCGTGA
- a CDS encoding Ldh family oxidoreductase produces the protein MQGNIAVQAPVEQVREQILQVLMAWGMAQDLAHVTAGLMARTDLLGIDSHGISMLPAYEDKLRAGTLRLDARPRILRDGGASALIDGMGGLGYPVAAQAMNLAVDKALEHGVGAVSVCNSHHFGAAGVYARIAVERGVVGLVTSSANGVIMVPTRGAMPMLGTNPIAFGAPAAYNEPFLLDMATTTVAANKVKVYDFLDQPLPPGWAVDGQGGAVTDAAAAMQFIFKHPEGGLTPLGGTAAMSSHKGYGLAMMAQILGGTLSGSAFAARRAPTRRPGDPDDVGHFFLALNPDAFRAAGSFESDMDDMIDAMHDTPPAHPDEPVLVAGEPEAAERARRLREGIPIPVALAERLRAICERAGTPYLLDAA, from the coding sequence GTGCAAGGGAATATCGCGGTGCAAGCGCCGGTGGAGCAGGTCCGCGAGCAGATCCTGCAGGTGCTGATGGCCTGGGGCATGGCGCAGGACCTGGCGCACGTCACTGCGGGCCTGATGGCGCGCACCGACCTGCTGGGCATCGATTCGCACGGCATCTCCATGCTGCCGGCATACGAGGACAAGCTGCGCGCCGGCACCCTGCGGCTGGACGCCAGGCCGCGCATCCTGCGCGACGGCGGCGCCAGCGCGCTGATCGACGGCATGGGCGGCCTGGGCTATCCGGTGGCGGCGCAGGCCATGAACCTGGCGGTGGACAAGGCTTTGGAGCACGGCGTGGGCGCCGTGTCGGTCTGCAATTCGCATCACTTCGGCGCGGCCGGGGTCTATGCGCGCATCGCGGTCGAGCGCGGCGTGGTCGGACTGGTGACCAGCAGCGCCAACGGCGTCATCATGGTGCCCACGCGCGGCGCCATGCCCATGCTGGGCACCAACCCCATCGCCTTCGGCGCGCCGGCGGCCTACAACGAACCCTTTCTGCTGGACATGGCGACCACCACCGTCGCCGCCAACAAGGTCAAGGTCTACGACTTCCTCGACCAGCCGCTGCCGCCGGGCTGGGCGGTGGACGGGCAGGGCGGCGCGGTCACCGATGCGGCGGCCGCCATGCAATTCATCTTCAAGCATCCCGAGGGCGGCCTGACGCCGCTGGGCGGCACTGCCGCCATGAGCAGCCACAAGGGCTACGGCCTGGCGATGATGGCGCAGATCCTGGGCGGCACGCTCAGCGGCAGCGCCTTCGCCGCGCGCCGCGCCCCGACCCGCCGTCCCGGCGACCCCGACGACGTGGGCCATTTCTTCCTGGCCCTGAACCCCGACGCCTTTCGCGCGGCGGGCTCGTTCGAGTCCGACATGGACGACATGATCGACGCCATGCACGATACGCCGCCCGCCCATCCGGACGAGCCGGTGCTGGTGGCGGGCGAGCCCGAGGCCGCCGAGCGCGCGCGCCGGCTGCGCGAGGGCATCCCCATCCCTGTCGCGCTGGCCGAACGCCTGCGCGCCATCTGCGAGCGCGCCGGCACGCCCTATCTGCTGGACGCGGCGTGA
- a CDS encoding Bug family tripartite tricarboxylate transporter substrate binding protein: protein MQQKKPAARARLAILAAAGALAVLPGMLMAQGADWPAKQIKLVVPFPAGGSTDSVGRLLAAELSKELGQTVVVENKGGANGNIGSDMVAKAEPDGYTLLLSGVGSNAISYAVYQNMPYRDSDFAHISLLATGPNVLVANNDFPGKTFAEFIKLARENPGKYTHASSGSGSSGHLAMEMLKQDAKIDLVHVPYKGGAAAITDMIGGRVQVMFLNQDTLLPQVTSGKLRALAVASAKRNPAYPDTPTVAESGYPGFSAESWFGLSAPAKTPPAVIQRLNQATVKALSSPEIRQKLESVGFVVVADDPKSFSAFVDNEIAKWGKAAKASGAKMD, encoded by the coding sequence ATGCAACAGAAGAAACCGGCGGCGCGCGCACGCTTGGCCATCCTGGCGGCCGCGGGGGCGCTGGCCGTGCTGCCAGGCATGCTGATGGCGCAGGGCGCGGACTGGCCCGCCAAGCAAATCAAGCTGGTGGTGCCGTTTCCGGCGGGCGGCAGCACCGATTCGGTGGGCCGCCTGCTGGCGGCCGAGCTGTCCAAGGAACTGGGCCAGACCGTGGTGGTGGAGAACAAGGGCGGCGCCAATGGCAATATCGGCTCCGACATGGTGGCCAAGGCCGAGCCTGACGGCTACACCCTGCTGCTGTCGGGCGTGGGCTCCAACGCCATCAGCTATGCGGTCTACCAGAACATGCCTTACCGCGACAGCGACTTCGCGCACATCTCGCTGCTGGCGACCGGGCCCAATGTGCTGGTCGCCAACAACGACTTTCCGGGCAAGACCTTCGCCGAGTTCATCAAGCTGGCGCGCGAGAACCCGGGCAAGTACACGCATGCGAGTTCGGGCAGCGGCTCGTCGGGCCATCTGGCCATGGAGATGCTGAAGCAGGACGCCAAGATCGATCTGGTGCACGTGCCTTACAAGGGCGGCGCTGCCGCCATCACCGACATGATCGGGGGCCGCGTGCAGGTCATGTTCCTGAACCAGGACACGCTGCTGCCGCAGGTCACTTCCGGCAAGCTGCGCGCATTGGCCGTGGCCAGCGCCAAGCGCAATCCCGCCTATCCCGATACGCCGACGGTGGCGGAATCGGGCTATCCGGGTTTTTCGGCCGAGTCCTGGTTTGGCTTGTCGGCGCCGGCGAAGACGCCGCCCGCCGTGATCCAGCGCCTGAACCAGGCGACGGTGAAGGCGCTGTCTTCGCCCGAGATCCGGCAGAAGCTGGAGAGCGTGGGGTTCGTGGTGGTGGCCGACGACCCGAAGTCGTTCTCGGCGTTCGTGGATAACGAGATCGCGAAGTGGGGCAAGGCGGCCAAGGCCTCGGGCGCAAAAATGGATTGA
- the lysA gene encoding diaminopimelate decarboxylase, with the protein MAFDPRQLTQLAAEHGTPLWVYDAAVIRERIAQLRRFDTIRYAQKACSNLHILRLMRAEGAVVDAVSLGEIERSLAAGFQPQGEPEGIVFTADLIDHATLAAVLKHGITVNAGSLDMLARVGQASPGHRVWLRINPGFGHGHSNKTNTGGPQSKHGIWIGDVAAAMAIVRRHGLKLVGIHMHIGSGVDYAHLSSVCDAMVDVVASLDHDIEAISAGGGLSIPYREGDARIDCDHYFEQWDAARRRIAERLGHEIRLEIEPGRFLVAEAGALVSEVHSINRRPERDFVLVDAGFNDLMRPAMYGSYHQISVHAPDGSRPQGAAETRIAVAGPLCESGDVFTQDAGGVVSDQLLPQPRIGDFLVFHDAGAYGSSMSSNYNSRPLAPEVLLDNGAARLIRRRQTIGELLALEEA; encoded by the coding sequence ATGGCCTTCGATCCGCGCCAACTCACCCAACTCGCCGCCGAGCACGGCACGCCGCTTTGGGTGTACGACGCCGCCGTCATCCGTGAACGCATCGCGCAACTGCGCCGCTTCGACACCATCCGCTATGCGCAGAAGGCCTGCTCCAACCTGCACATCCTGCGCCTGATGCGCGCCGAGGGCGCCGTGGTGGACGCCGTCTCGCTGGGCGAGATCGAGCGCAGCCTGGCCGCCGGCTTCCAGCCCCAGGGGGAGCCGGAAGGCATCGTCTTCACCGCGGACCTGATCGACCACGCCACGCTGGCCGCCGTGCTCAAGCACGGCATCACCGTCAACGCCGGTTCCCTGGACATGCTGGCCCGCGTCGGCCAGGCCTCGCCCGGCCATCGCGTCTGGCTGCGCATCAACCCGGGCTTCGGTCACGGCCATAGCAACAAGACCAACACCGGCGGCCCGCAGAGCAAGCACGGCATCTGGATCGGCGACGTGGCCGCAGCCATGGCCATCGTGCGCCGCCACGGCCTGAAGCTGGTCGGCATCCACATGCATATCGGCTCGGGCGTGGACTACGCCCACCTGTCCAGCGTGTGCGACGCCATGGTCGACGTGGTCGCCTCGCTGGACCACGACATCGAAGCCATTTCCGCGGGCGGCGGCCTGTCCATCCCGTACCGCGAAGGCGATGCCCGCATCGACTGCGACCACTACTTTGAACAATGGGACGCGGCGCGCCGCCGCATCGCCGAGCGCCTGGGCCATGAGATCCGCCTGGAAATCGAGCCGGGCCGCTTCCTGGTCGCCGAGGCCGGCGCGCTGGTGTCGGAGGTGCATTCGATCAACCGCCGTCCGGAGCGCGATTTCGTGCTGGTCGACGCCGGCTTCAACGACCTGATGCGTCCGGCCATGTACGGCAGCTATCACCAGATTTCGGTGCACGCGCCCGACGGCAGCCGGCCGCAAGGCGCGGCCGAGACCCGCATCGCCGTGGCCGGCCCGCTGTGCGAATCGGGCGACGTGTTCACCCAGGACGCCGGCGGCGTGGTGTCGGACCAGTTGCTGCCGCAGCCGCGCATCGGCGATTTCCTGGTGTTCCACGACGCGGGCGCCTATGGCTCGTCGATGTCCTCGAACTACAACAGCCGCCCGCTGGCGCCGGAAGTGCTGCTGGACAACGGCGCGGCGCGGCTGATCCGCCGCCGCCAGACGATAGGCGAGCTGCTGGCGCTGGAAGAGGCCTGA
- a CDS encoding LysR family transcriptional regulator, with translation MLTHRQIEVFRAVMIAGSVTKAAELLGSSQPTVSRELARLEQGIGFTLFDRVAGRLRPTMPGLALFDEVRQSYAGLERVASAAARLRAYQGGQLSVIALPVFSHSILPDAFRRFHERHPGVSLMLETQESPFLEEWLSAQRYDLGLTEHDAAPAGTRVELLLEVDEVCVLPDAHALLGRQRIELADFEGQAFVSLSSSDPYRIQIDEAFAEAGVLRRSIVETTTAVSVCTFVRQGLGLAIVNPLTALDFAGRGLHIRPLARSFPFRVSVVFPEHRPGNPLVGGLMASLREAAAAARSRLASGLDQEIPRSRRSAANR, from the coding sequence ATGCTGACGCACCGGCAAATCGAAGTCTTCCGCGCGGTCATGATCGCCGGCAGCGTGACCAAGGCGGCCGAACTGCTGGGGTCGTCCCAGCCGACCGTCAGCCGCGAGCTGGCGCGCCTGGAGCAGGGCATAGGCTTCACGCTGTTCGACCGCGTGGCGGGGCGGCTGCGGCCCACCATGCCGGGCTTGGCGCTGTTCGACGAGGTCCGTCAGTCCTACGCGGGCCTGGAGCGGGTGGCCTCGGCTGCCGCCCGCCTGCGGGCCTACCAGGGCGGGCAGTTGTCGGTGATCGCTTTGCCGGTCTTTTCCCATTCCATCCTGCCGGATGCATTCCGGCGCTTCCACGAGCGCCATCCCGGGGTGAGCCTGATGCTGGAAACGCAGGAATCGCCCTTCCTGGAGGAATGGCTGAGCGCCCAGCGCTACGACCTGGGCCTGACCGAACACGATGCGGCGCCGGCGGGCACGCGCGTGGAGCTGTTGCTGGAAGTGGACGAGGTCTGCGTGCTGCCCGATGCTCATGCGCTCCTGGGCAGGCAGCGCATAGAGCTGGCGGATTTCGAAGGGCAGGCGTTCGTCAGCCTGTCTTCCAGCGATCCCTACCGCATCCAGATCGACGAGGCCTTTGCCGAAGCCGGCGTGCTGCGGCGGTCCATCGTCGAGACGACGACCGCCGTGTCCGTGTGCACCTTCGTGCGGCAGGGCTTGGGCCTGGCCATCGTGAATCCGCTGACCGCGCTGGACTTTGCCGGCCGGGGCCTGCATATCCGTCCCTTGGCGCGCTCGTTTCCGTTCCGGGTCAGCGTGGTGTTTCCTGAGCATCGGCCAGGCAATCCGCTGGTGGGCGGGCTGATGGCGTCATTGCGCGAGGCGGCAGCGGCAGCCCGGAGCCGCCTGGCGTCAGGCCTGGATCAGGAAATACCGCGCAGTCGTCGCTCTGCCGCCAACCGGTAG
- a CDS encoding Bug family tripartite tricarboxylate transporter substrate binding protein, translated as MNKLMSAAAVAAAVAAGAVLPGMPAAQAAGYPDKPVTMIVPFVPGGSSDITARSVTPGLTKILGQTFVVENKPGANSAIGAQALARSTPDGYTMMVGSIGTFAINEALYKNLSYNPSKDFEYLTQAVRNPNVLVAAPAFPASTVAELIEYAKKNPGKVSYASSGTGSSDHLSAVLFRQRTQSTGVDVPYRGGGAAIADLIGGQVNVSFQNLGAVQTHIKAGKLKALAITGDARAADLPDVPTLAEAGIKDMVVYSWQGFAVPKGTPAPVVQQLSKALQTALRDPQTEKTLQGLGFEVVANTPQQFTAFQQAEVKRWKDVIQKANIQLE; from the coding sequence ATGAACAAACTGATGAGCGCCGCGGCCGTCGCAGCCGCCGTCGCCGCAGGCGCCGTGCTGCCCGGGATGCCCGCGGCGCAGGCTGCCGGCTATCCCGACAAACCCGTGACGATGATCGTGCCCTTCGTGCCGGGCGGCTCCTCCGACATCACCGCGCGCTCGGTCACGCCGGGGCTGACGAAAATCCTGGGGCAGACCTTCGTGGTCGAGAACAAGCCCGGCGCCAACAGCGCCATCGGCGCGCAGGCGCTGGCCCGCTCCACGCCCGACGGCTACACCATGATGGTCGGCTCCATCGGCACCTTCGCCATCAACGAGGCGCTCTACAAAAACCTGTCGTACAACCCCAGCAAGGACTTCGAGTACCTGACGCAAGCCGTGCGCAATCCCAACGTGCTGGTGGCCGCGCCCGCGTTTCCGGCCAGCACCGTCGCCGAGCTGATCGAATACGCGAAGAAAAATCCGGGCAAGGTGTCCTATGCCTCGTCGGGCACGGGTTCTTCGGACCATCTGTCCGCCGTGCTGTTCCGCCAGCGCACCCAGAGCACGGGCGTGGACGTGCCCTACCGCGGCGGCGGCGCGGCCATCGCCGACCTGATCGGCGGGCAGGTCAACGTATCGTTCCAGAACCTGGGCGCGGTCCAGACCCACATCAAGGCCGGCAAGCTCAAGGCGCTGGCCATCACCGGCGACGCGCGCGCCGCCGACCTGCCGGACGTCCCCACGCTGGCCGAAGCCGGCATCAAGGACATGGTGGTGTACTCCTGGCAAGGCTTTGCCGTGCCCAAGGGCACGCCCGCGCCCGTCGTCCAGCAACTGTCCAAGGCCTTGCAGACCGCGCTGCGCGATCCCCAGACCGAAAAGACCCTGCAGGGCCTGGGCTTCGAGGTCGTGGCCAACACGCCGCAGCAGTTCACGGCGTTCCAGCAGGCCGAGGTCAAGCGCTGGAAGGACGTCATCCAGAAAGCCAACATCCAGCTCGAGTAA
- a CDS encoding Bug family tripartite tricarboxylate transporter substrate binding protein: MHAAPARGRSALAVLCTAALAAAAFLSPAAPARADYPERDVKIIVPFPAGGTTDIAARIVAAELGKTWNKAVVVDNKAGAGGNVGTAEAARAAPDGYTLLMGTVSTHAINQSVYAKLPYDPVKDFVPVTLVIPVPNILELNPAFADKHGIRTVADLIKYLKANPGSVNMASTGNGTSTHLSGELFQNMTGTRMTHVPYKGSSPALTDVMAGSADLIFDNLPSSMGFLKSAKLRPLAVTTAQRSPALPDVPTMAEAGVQGYEASSWFGLLAPAGTPQAVVDKIQRDVAAALKLESVRAQLQAQGATPSGNTPAQFKQFMAQESVKWAEVVKKSGAKVD; the protein is encoded by the coding sequence ATGCATGCAGCCCCTGCGCGAGGCCGGTCCGCCTTGGCCGTTCTTTGCACCGCCGCCCTGGCGGCGGCCGCCTTCCTGTCGCCGGCCGCGCCGGCGCGGGCAGACTACCCCGAACGAGACGTCAAGATCATCGTGCCCTTCCCGGCCGGCGGCACCACCGACATCGCGGCCCGCATCGTCGCCGCCGAACTCGGCAAGACCTGGAACAAGGCCGTGGTGGTGGACAACAAGGCAGGCGCAGGCGGCAACGTCGGCACGGCCGAGGCCGCGCGGGCCGCGCCGGACGGCTACACGCTGCTGATGGGCACCGTCAGCACGCACGCGATCAACCAGTCGGTCTATGCCAAGCTGCCCTATGACCCGGTCAAGGACTTTGTGCCGGTGACGCTGGTGATCCCCGTGCCCAACATCCTGGAGCTCAACCCTGCGTTTGCCGACAAGCACGGCATCCGCACGGTGGCCGACCTGATCAAGTACCTCAAGGCCAACCCGGGCAGCGTCAACATGGCGTCCACCGGCAATGGCACTTCCACGCACCTGTCGGGAGAGCTGTTCCAGAACATGACGGGCACGCGCATGACCCACGTGCCCTACAAGGGCAGCAGCCCCGCGCTGACCGACGTGATGGCCGGTTCCGCCGACCTGATCTTCGACAACCTGCCGTCCTCCATGGGGTTCCTCAAGAGCGCCAAGCTGCGCCCGCTGGCCGTCACGACTGCCCAGCGCTCGCCCGCCCTGCCCGACGTCCCCACCATGGCGGAGGCCGGCGTGCAAGGCTATGAGGCGTCCAGCTGGTTCGGCCTGCTGGCGCCGGCCGGCACGCCGCAGGCTGTGGTCGACAAGATCCAGCGCGACGTGGCCGCCGCCCTCAAGCTGGAATCCGTGCGCGCGCAGCTGCAGGCGCAGGGCGCCACCCCATCCGGCAACACCCCGGCCCAGTTCAAACAGTTCATGGCGCAGGAATCCGTCAAGTGGGCGGAGGTCGTGAAGAAATCCGGCGCCAAGGTCGACTGA
- a CDS encoding FadR/GntR family transcriptional regulator: MARPKATPAPAPQAPAEHDAAGALVLERGHRVRLADQLYGQIFEQIVSGGLNVGDKLPSENEISERFGVSRPVVREALLRLRADGLITAHQGLGTFVSHAPAPRLKTFNDVQNVSAYLRAQEVRVALEGDAARLAALRRTDEQLRKIADAHAAFADSLARGQVSAEADLAFHASIAEASGNDFYLGVLESIHESISGFMRLTLNLTRTGSRQRAQRVVDEHAAILDAIREQDSERARVAMQFHLGQARHRLVDRERD; this comes from the coding sequence GTGGCCCGACCCAAAGCAACACCCGCGCCCGCGCCGCAGGCGCCCGCCGAACACGATGCCGCGGGCGCGCTGGTGCTCGAACGCGGGCACCGGGTGCGGCTGGCGGATCAGCTGTACGGCCAGATCTTCGAGCAGATCGTCTCCGGCGGGCTGAACGTGGGCGACAAGCTGCCATCCGAGAACGAAATCTCCGAACGCTTCGGCGTCTCGCGTCCGGTGGTGCGCGAAGCGCTGCTGCGCCTGCGCGCCGACGGCCTGATCACCGCGCACCAGGGGCTGGGCACCTTTGTCAGCCATGCGCCCGCGCCGCGCCTGAAGACCTTCAACGACGTGCAGAACGTCAGCGCCTACCTGCGCGCCCAGGAGGTCCGGGTGGCGCTGGAGGGCGACGCCGCGCGCCTGGCGGCGCTGCGCCGCACCGATGAGCAGCTCAGGAAGATCGCGGACGCGCACGCGGCCTTCGCCGACAGCCTGGCGCGCGGCCAGGTGTCGGCCGAGGCCGACCTGGCCTTCCATGCCAGCATCGCCGAAGCCAGCGGCAACGACTTCTATCTGGGCGTGCTGGAAAGCATCCACGAATCCATCAGCGGCTTCATGCGGCTCACCTTGAACCTGACCCGCACCGGCTCGCGCCAGCGTGCGCAGCGCGTGGTGGACGAGCATGCCGCGATCCTGGACGCCATTCGCGAACAGGACAGCGAGCGCGCCCGCGTCGCCATGCAGTTCCATCTGGGCCAGGCGCGGCACCGGCTGGTGGACCGCGAGCGCGATTGA